One region of Pseudoalteromonas sp. R3 genomic DNA includes:
- the ahpC gene encoding alkyl hydroperoxide reductase subunit C, with protein MTTSLINTQIQPFNATAFHHGEFVDVSEKDLLGKWSIVFFYPADFTFVCPTELGDLADHYAQLQEMGVEVYSVSTDTHFTHKAWHDASETIKKIQFPMIGDPTGKITRNFGVMIEEEGLALRGTFVINPEGEIKVVETHDLGIGRSAKELVRKVQAAQYIASHDGEVCPASWQPGEETLAPSLDLVGKL; from the coding sequence ATGACTACCTCTTTGATTAACACTCAAATTCAACCTTTTAATGCAACTGCTTTTCATCACGGTGAATTCGTTGATGTAAGTGAAAAAGATTTACTTGGCAAATGGTCTATTGTCTTTTTCTACCCTGCGGATTTCACCTTTGTATGTCCTACTGAGCTTGGCGACCTTGCTGACCATTACGCACAACTTCAGGAAATGGGCGTTGAAGTGTATTCGGTCTCAACAGACACTCATTTTACCCACAAAGCCTGGCATGATGCGTCTGAAACCATTAAGAAAATTCAATTTCCTATGATCGGTGACCCGACAGGTAAAATTACCCGCAATTTCGGCGTAATGATTGAAGAAGAAGGGCTGGCGCTGCGCGGTACTTTTGTAATTAACCCAGAAGGTGAGATTAAGGTTGTTGAAACCCACGACCTGGGCATTGGCCGTAGCGCAAAAGAGCTTGTGCGCAAAGTTCAGGCGGCACAGTACATTGCGTCTCACGATGGTGAAGTATGTCCTGCGTCTTGGCAGCCGGGTGAAGAAACACTGGCACCATCTTTAGACCTGGTTGGTAAGCTATAA
- a CDS encoding winged helix-turn-helix domain-containing protein yields MSDIYFADYRFDLTRMALYQKEYRVPLKPKQALLLHLLLTHHKEIVSKAQILDEVWGETVVSEQVIFQTISQLRSILGDDAIHTYARLGYQWQWPVTETSIEKPVTETPMQTKFAVRRKVSPWWLMAVLLVCACGYVTASLFANNQHSGSTQITILANGDVKAGILPFYDVAAQAIAMSELQQNQQGPVEISIEEAFETPELLWSEGQKSWQMWGKLYPESSGVFIHYGITRSGRIWEGYVYASNESELVTSLSRRLTTLKSLGLFADNQAMTQELVVLSMSRQAPDDPELLLAAGRYYIDQGQFDLAITYLDRLIEQFNGYQYKPYVALAHWHKGKVYKMRSQHVLATASLRDMSAVLHKTQLEPLKHRYVTTLAWLSYELGNWSLMNQVLEQALAETMTDGVDGLRRFELHILYSILAKKTGQVEKQYHHLNLAQSVLTAHELDKSYQAIVLYHFAIFSGNDSDAEPYLKQVVALPRTGKNYWVQNEAMALLVEHALAQGDYEAAHALILPESQNPRALLLQAQIYAAQAQEAHMVAALKRAFTLAQQRFDGQSAQTAALKLYRASSSTQEEKLYYLAYLKANTGADWLRHQQISERELAAL; encoded by the coding sequence ATGTCCGATATTTACTTTGCAGACTACCGATTTGATTTGACCCGCATGGCACTGTATCAAAAAGAATATCGCGTGCCCCTCAAACCCAAGCAAGCCCTATTACTCCATCTACTACTGACCCACCATAAAGAGATAGTCAGCAAAGCGCAGATCCTGGATGAAGTCTGGGGTGAGACTGTGGTATCTGAGCAAGTGATTTTTCAGACCATTAGCCAGCTCAGAAGCATATTGGGTGACGATGCAATACATACCTACGCTCGCTTGGGGTATCAATGGCAGTGGCCTGTCACTGAGACATCTATTGAGAAGCCTGTTACTGAGACACCCATGCAAACGAAGTTTGCTGTCAGACGCAAGGTGTCTCCCTGGTGGCTTATGGCAGTGTTGCTTGTCTGCGCGTGTGGTTATGTCACCGCGAGTCTTTTTGCCAACAATCAGCACTCAGGCAGCACGCAGATCACCATTTTGGCTAATGGTGACGTAAAGGCTGGCATATTGCCATTTTATGATGTTGCTGCTCAGGCAATTGCTATGTCCGAACTGCAGCAGAACCAGCAGGGGCCGGTTGAAATTAGCATAGAAGAAGCATTTGAAACACCGGAGCTGTTATGGTCAGAAGGTCAGAAAAGCTGGCAGATGTGGGGTAAGCTATATCCAGAATCAAGCGGTGTTTTTATTCATTATGGCATCACCAGATCTGGCAGAATCTGGGAAGGCTATGTTTATGCGTCGAATGAAAGTGAGTTAGTAACAAGCCTGAGCCGACGTCTGACTACTTTGAAATCGCTGGGGCTGTTTGCAGACAATCAGGCCATGACACAAGAATTGGTTGTGCTCTCTATGAGTCGACAGGCACCGGATGACCCCGAACTTCTCCTTGCCGCTGGCCGTTACTATATTGACCAGGGACAATTTGATTTGGCGATCACTTATCTGGACCGCCTGATTGAGCAGTTTAATGGCTATCAGTACAAGCCCTATGTGGCACTGGCTCACTGGCACAAGGGGAAGGTTTACAAAATGCGCAGCCAGCATGTACTGGCGACGGCAAGTTTGCGGGATATGTCAGCGGTATTGCATAAAACCCAGCTTGAGCCGCTAAAGCACCGCTATGTGACAACACTGGCCTGGCTTAGCTATGAGCTGGGTAATTGGTCATTAATGAACCAAGTGTTGGAGCAGGCACTAGCAGAGACCATGACAGATGGTGTTGATGGTTTGCGCCGGTTTGAGCTGCACATATTGTATTCCATCTTGGCTAAAAAAACCGGACAGGTTGAAAAACAGTACCATCATCTCAATCTGGCTCAGTCAGTACTGACTGCACATGAACTGGACAAAAGTTATCAGGCTATTGTGCTGTATCATTTTGCAATATTTAGTGGCAACGACAGCGATGCTGAGCCATATCTGAAGCAAGTTGTTGCACTACCTCGTACGGGGAAAAACTATTGGGTTCAGAATGAGGCGATGGCTCTTTTAGTGGAGCATGCGCTGGCGCAGGGTGATTACGAAGCTGCGCACGCCTTGATCCTGCCAGAGTCACAGAATCCCAGGGCATTGCTACTACAGGCACAAATTTACGCTGCACAGGCCCAAGAAGCACATATGGTAGCCGCACTGAAACGCGCATTTACATTGGCTCAGCAGCGGTTTGATGGGCAAAGTGCACAAACAGCCGCGCTAAAGCTTTACCGGGCTAGTTCAAGCACGCAGGAAGAGAAACTGTATTATCTTGCATATCTGAAAGCAAATACCGGGGCTGATTGGCTTCGCCACCAGCAAATCTCAGAACGAGAGCTGGCGGCGTTATAA
- a CDS encoding carboxypeptidase-like regulatory domain-containing protein, whose protein sequence is MMKYLYFTALLGLLSMPILATEGSTAGANYDKSLPRAQAAEQAVAVGVTPITFSEFPTGTAITDQYADRGIIFGGDAPFITTDSANPTSPVLSGTPQYNGAIEGRFVDPLTGEPTTVNSFSLDAGYFDNLSSTRLQWFNPEGQLIREVLDSQFGIEHFAIRDENIASFRIEIIAQEDAGYAIDNVAFNLIEAAFDHTFNLDKVLLSPGALTANQFSIYFKDLEALNGATLEDVCNYQFHAQDSNLKVSADNCHVKTDKKTFRVDFSLAQAPYNLSNAQVSVCKSEECKTIEDVNNLNVYTTAFNVSTDGFSFQNGDWNKFMLTEVKDVSLSSFLCWKFDRCTPDQLSYLGFMRKVARSFSSFLAPANKRKAYDVIGYYRLKDYTQGFDRLDRRFLGVCHGMAASAIANYNNASESVAWGANIDATLTRAQLISTFQGHWDNRNTESPKPYVKAVGSYDVKSDAADAFHGLSKIGFYFLSQSAFKGDAWIGSHPKTIFPGISAMNAFYSPHFMENKIASLRFTINRPKRGGGHSILAAGLIQYNDVSLYITHDNNFPGEYTMMEFTDSLTLKHFIFSGAPDNGTEPYDQHGDFKLANYYNASSYAQFGAYTDVTDQLRIYGQPGASERPQDTLNEEEDSPVSVVELEHPQHITVLIAGGKLVGVNRQSNQSAVLLSPILDEPDTAHAYLKNSELVTEFILPLSDTYSIEVEKYPQYPEVEVYVTIPQTNGKVLVLNYEDVVAQSNENSATVLLTVGQQNTDANISVNGVAQAPTYAQESSFVVAQVSSLKAIVNNTVVSLSWQNPQGSNLKEVVVTRTTGSLPTSITDGTTIFTGLASEFVDSASANTRYYYNVYSVAEDSTSEPNSIYVDTHQATLHGQVHDDSEMGIAGVEVVLTNGVGLSQVEIARQLTDDKGIFSFANLAKGLYKLSFSHASYQFETSDDAVNLTQASQEVKQLGVAVPVLLLNIENAIGTEQQVSINWSGLHIADSETVDIAYQVEGTTTEIATGIAFSQGRYLWDVSAPGDTSVTVVVMLSKDKTILSEQQVFVLKEVSPYDFSGDSELSADDVSAIVSGWSATSGDTQFEQRFDLNEDGEIDLKDIMQVVAALNQK, encoded by the coding sequence ATGATGAAATACTTATATTTTACAGCGCTGCTTGGTTTACTGAGTATGCCAATTCTCGCAACTGAAGGCTCCACGGCCGGCGCGAACTATGACAAGTCATTGCCTCGAGCTCAGGCCGCTGAACAGGCTGTGGCTGTAGGGGTGACGCCTATCACCTTTAGTGAATTCCCAACCGGTACAGCGATCACGGATCAGTATGCCGACAGGGGGATTATATTTGGCGGTGATGCGCCGTTTATTACAACTGACAGTGCGAATCCAACGAGTCCTGTATTATCGGGAACACCTCAGTATAACGGTGCCATTGAAGGGCGTTTTGTTGATCCCCTGACAGGTGAGCCGACGACGGTCAATAGTTTTTCGCTGGACGCGGGGTATTTTGACAACCTGAGTTCGACGCGATTACAGTGGTTTAACCCCGAAGGTCAATTGATCCGGGAGGTCCTGGATTCGCAATTTGGTATTGAGCACTTTGCTATTCGAGATGAAAACATTGCGTCGTTTCGAATTGAGATTATTGCGCAGGAAGATGCTGGGTATGCTATAGATAATGTCGCATTTAACCTCATCGAAGCCGCGTTTGACCACACGTTTAATCTGGACAAAGTGCTCCTCTCACCGGGCGCTTTGACGGCGAATCAATTTTCTATTTATTTCAAAGATCTGGAAGCGCTTAACGGTGCAACCCTGGAGGATGTCTGTAATTATCAGTTTCATGCCCAAGACAGTAACTTAAAAGTCTCGGCTGATAACTGTCATGTTAAAACAGACAAAAAGACGTTCAGAGTTGACTTTTCTTTGGCTCAGGCACCTTATAACCTCAGCAATGCACAGGTTTCGGTATGCAAATCTGAGGAATGTAAAACCATTGAGGATGTGAATAACCTCAATGTATATACCACTGCATTCAATGTCTCAACGGATGGCTTTTCCTTCCAAAACGGTGACTGGAATAAGTTTATGCTCACAGAGGTAAAAGATGTCTCACTTTCCTCTTTCTTGTGCTGGAAGTTCGATCGTTGTACACCGGATCAATTATCTTACCTTGGTTTCATGCGTAAAGTTGCCCGCTCATTTTCAAGTTTTCTGGCACCGGCGAACAAGCGTAAAGCCTACGACGTCATTGGTTATTATCGCCTCAAAGATTATACACAAGGCTTTGACAGGCTAGACCGGCGTTTTCTGGGCGTGTGTCATGGTATGGCAGCGTCTGCTATTGCTAATTATAACAATGCCAGTGAGAGCGTCGCCTGGGGAGCTAACATAGATGCCACGCTGACACGGGCGCAGCTGATTTCTACCTTCCAGGGCCATTGGGATAACCGCAATACGGAGTCACCTAAGCCCTATGTGAAGGCCGTTGGCAGTTATGATGTTAAGTCGGATGCCGCAGATGCATTTCATGGCCTGTCCAAAATTGGGTTTTACTTTTTGTCACAATCAGCCTTTAAAGGAGACGCCTGGATAGGCTCTCATCCAAAAACCATATTCCCGGGGATCTCGGCAATGAATGCGTTTTACTCACCCCATTTTATGGAAAATAAAATCGCGAGTTTGCGCTTTACTATTAATCGTCCGAAAAGAGGCGGCGGGCATTCTATTCTGGCTGCTGGGTTGATCCAGTATAACGATGTGTCTTTGTATATCACACATGACAATAACTTCCCGGGTGAATATACCATGATGGAGTTCACTGACTCCTTGACTCTGAAGCACTTTATATTTTCAGGGGCGCCTGACAATGGCACAGAACCCTATGATCAACATGGAGATTTTAAGCTAGCAAATTACTATAACGCATCGAGTTATGCGCAGTTTGGCGCTTATACGGACGTGACGGATCAGCTACGCATATATGGTCAGCCTGGCGCCAGTGAACGGCCACAAGATACCTTGAATGAAGAGGAGGATTCACCTGTCAGTGTGGTCGAACTGGAGCACCCACAACACATCACCGTTTTAATTGCGGGTGGTAAGTTGGTGGGAGTAAATCGCCAGAGCAACCAAAGTGCGGTGTTGCTGTCACCTATTCTTGATGAGCCGGATACAGCACACGCCTATTTGAAAAACTCCGAGTTGGTTACCGAGTTTATTTTACCTTTGTCTGATACTTACAGCATTGAGGTTGAAAAGTACCCTCAATATCCGGAAGTAGAGGTCTATGTGACCATTCCGCAGACCAATGGTAAAGTCTTGGTGCTGAATTATGAAGATGTGGTAGCGCAGAGCAATGAAAATAGTGCAACTGTGTTACTGACTGTCGGCCAGCAAAACACCGATGCAAATATCAGTGTTAATGGTGTTGCACAGGCGCCAACTTATGCCCAGGAAAGCAGTTTTGTTGTGGCACAGGTTTCATCTCTAAAGGCGATTGTAAACAACACGGTTGTCTCACTTAGCTGGCAAAATCCGCAAGGCAGTAATCTCAAAGAAGTGGTTGTCACCAGAACTACGGGTAGCCTGCCAACCTCTATCACAGATGGCACGACGATTTTTACCGGATTGGCCTCTGAGTTTGTCGATAGCGCATCGGCAAACACTCGGTACTACTATAATGTGTACTCAGTGGCCGAGGATTCTACCTCTGAGCCAAACAGTATCTACGTAGATACACACCAGGCAACCTTGCACGGTCAGGTACACGATGACAGTGAGATGGGGATTGCTGGCGTTGAGGTTGTGCTTACTAACGGGGTTGGCTTAAGTCAGGTTGAGATAGCTCGTCAGCTTACCGATGATAAAGGGATATTCAGCTTTGCGAATTTGGCCAAGGGTCTATACAAACTGAGCTTTAGTCACGCCTCCTATCAGTTTGAAACTTCTGACGACGCGGTGAACTTGACTCAGGCTAGTCAGGAGGTTAAACAGCTTGGTGTAGCAGTGCCTGTATTGCTGCTTAATATTGAAAATGCCATAGGTACTGAGCAACAGGTTAGTATCAATTGGTCAGGTCTACATATTGCAGACTCCGAGACTGTGGATATTGCCTATCAGGTTGAAGGAACCACGACCGAGATTGCGACGGGTATTGCGTTTTCACAAGGCCGCTATCTGTGGGATGTCTCCGCTCCTGGTGATACATCCGTCACTGTGGTGGTGATGCTCAGTAAGGATAAAACCATACTCAGTGAGCAACAGGTTTTTGTTTTAAAAGAAGTTAGCCCATATGATTTTAGTGGTGACAGTGAGCTGTCGGCTGATGATGTATCAGCGATCGTAAGCGGGTGGTCTGCCACGTCGGGAGATACGCAATTTGAACAAAGATTTGACCTGAATGAAGATGGAGAAATAGACCTCAAAGATATTATGCAGGTCGTCGCTGCCCTTAATCAGAAGTAA
- a CDS encoding GGDEF domain-containing protein, producing the protein MRQKLLLALIWLVTGLVIVLLYNNHQPFGATVEELIWFAIALSVLVLGLPHLKHQLILYAWVIYCGGLLLDLFDDLMGADVMLVNIFDTSLKHLGFLLICYGLHTIIQQKKATITALNKEIARRHELEQQLKFDATHDELTGLGNRRACFEEFESLCTSCTYLYYFDLDNFKLANDRHGHHTGDKILKKVAQAMSRQFSADACFRIGGDEFVAFTQEANLQEDALRAMLLEEVFEYGVGVSIGKAAADPTVDPDTLLHQADLNMYENKASKSIRAKSRQP; encoded by the coding sequence ATGCGACAAAAACTTTTACTCGCTTTGATCTGGCTCGTAACTGGCTTAGTGATTGTATTACTTTATAACAACCATCAGCCATTTGGTGCCACGGTAGAGGAACTTATCTGGTTTGCCATAGCGCTGAGCGTATTAGTGCTTGGCCTGCCACATTTGAAACACCAGCTTATATTATATGCTTGGGTGATCTATTGCGGTGGCTTGTTACTGGATCTTTTTGACGATCTGATGGGCGCTGACGTGATGTTGGTCAACATCTTTGACACGTCACTCAAACACTTAGGTTTTTTGCTAATTTGTTATGGTCTGCACACTATCATTCAACAGAAAAAAGCAACTATTACCGCATTGAATAAAGAAATAGCCAGACGTCATGAACTGGAACAGCAACTTAAGTTTGACGCAACCCATGATGAGTTAACAGGACTTGGCAATCGTCGAGCCTGCTTTGAGGAATTCGAGTCTCTTTGTACAAGTTGTACCTATCTTTATTATTTTGATCTGGATAACTTTAAATTGGCCAACGACCGCCATGGACACCACACCGGCGACAAGATACTTAAGAAAGTGGCACAGGCCATGTCGAGGCAGTTTAGCGCCGATGCATGCTTTCGTATTGGTGGAGACGAATTTGTTGCCTTTACACAAGAGGCTAACCTGCAGGAAGATGCACTCAGAGCCATGCTACTTGAAGAGGTTTTTGAATATGGCGTCGGCGTGAGTATCGGAAAAGCCGCCGCTGATCCCACTGTAGACCCGGATACGCTGCTTCATCAGGCAGATTTGAACATGTACGAAAATAAAGCCAGCAAAAGCATTCGTGCTAAGAGCAGACAGCCGTAA
- the ahpF gene encoding alkyl hydroperoxide reductase subunit F, with protein MLDEQIKSQLQTHFAALVDPIELLLGLDDSAKSAEVASLAQELASLSELITIGKSENSQRTPSLTVHSPVRDTRVEFAGVPMGHEFTSLVLALLHTGGHQAKVSEQALAVIQSLEDDLNFEIYISLSCQTCPQVVQALNLMAAHNAKIKATMIDGALFPEEVEQRNILAVPSVYLNGELFSQGAITLTEILAKLDSKHSEQQAAELTQKSEFDVLVVGGGPAGAAAAIYAARKGLNTGIVAERFGGQVADTLSIENFISVPATEGPKLVAQLEEHVNEYQVDVIKHQRASGLSHGNKLELTLQSGATLKAKSLVIATGARWRTMNVPGEQEYKGRGVAYCPHCDGPLFKGKSVAVIGGGNSGIEAAIDLANLVEHVTVLEFADSLKADEVLIKKAKSLTNVSIITQAQTTEVLGDGKKVTGLSYLDRQSNQTHQLELAGIFVQIGLIPNTEWLEGSGIALTPFGEIAIDAKGATSVAGVFAAGDVTTEPYKQIIIAMGGGATASLSAFDYLIRHQSDMAEQAA; from the coding sequence ATGTTAGATGAACAAATAAAAAGTCAGTTGCAAACCCACTTCGCAGCATTGGTAGACCCCATAGAACTGTTGTTGGGGCTGGATGATAGCGCAAAGTCAGCAGAAGTGGCGTCGCTGGCACAAGAACTCGCATCATTGAGTGAGTTAATTACCATTGGCAAATCGGAAAATAGTCAGCGTACTCCCAGTTTAACTGTGCATTCTCCTGTACGTGATACCCGAGTTGAGTTTGCCGGTGTGCCCATGGGGCATGAATTTACAAGTCTGGTGTTGGCTTTGCTTCATACCGGCGGACACCAGGCAAAGGTCTCTGAGCAAGCGCTGGCGGTGATCCAGTCTCTGGAAGACGATCTCAATTTTGAAATCTATATCTCTTTGAGCTGCCAAACGTGTCCTCAGGTTGTACAGGCCCTGAACCTGATGGCGGCGCACAATGCCAAAATAAAGGCAACCATGATAGATGGCGCATTGTTTCCTGAAGAAGTTGAACAACGTAACATTCTGGCTGTACCGAGCGTTTATCTCAATGGGGAATTGTTCAGCCAGGGCGCAATTACACTGACCGAAATTCTGGCCAAATTAGACAGCAAACACAGTGAACAACAGGCTGCCGAGCTTACGCAAAAATCTGAATTTGATGTTTTGGTTGTTGGCGGAGGCCCAGCAGGTGCTGCGGCAGCCATTTACGCGGCCAGAAAAGGCCTGAATACTGGCATCGTGGCCGAACGATTCGGCGGCCAGGTTGCAGATACGTTGAGCATTGAAAACTTTATATCCGTGCCGGCCACAGAAGGGCCTAAACTGGTTGCTCAGTTGGAGGAGCATGTCAACGAATATCAGGTGGATGTAATTAAGCACCAGCGAGCGAGTGGGCTCAGTCATGGGAACAAGCTAGAGCTGACTCTGCAAAGCGGTGCCACCTTGAAAGCAAAATCACTCGTCATAGCCACCGGTGCAAGATGGCGAACCATGAATGTACCGGGAGAGCAGGAATACAAGGGCAGAGGCGTGGCGTATTGTCCGCACTGTGATGGTCCTTTGTTTAAAGGTAAGTCGGTTGCGGTAATAGGGGGCGGAAATTCCGGTATTGAGGCCGCTATTGACCTGGCTAATCTGGTTGAACACGTCACAGTGCTTGAGTTTGCTGATTCATTGAAGGCAGATGAGGTGCTGATCAAGAAGGCTAAAAGCCTAACAAATGTTTCTATCATCACCCAGGCTCAAACAACCGAAGTATTGGGTGATGGCAAAAAAGTCACAGGTTTGAGCTATCTGGACAGGCAAAGTAATCAAACTCATCAACTTGAGCTCGCCGGTATTTTTGTACAAATTGGTCTGATCCCTAATACAGAATGGCTGGAGGGAAGCGGGATAGCATTGACACCATTTGGTGAGATTGCAATTGACGCAAAAGGTGCGACCAGCGTAGCCGGTGTGTTTGCGGCGGGAGATGTGACAACTGAGCCATACAAACAAATTATTATTGCCATGGGGGGCGGTGCCACAGCCAGTTTGAGCGCATTCGACTACCTCATAAGGCACCAGTCAGACATGGCTGAGCAGGCAGCTTAA
- a CDS encoding DUF3429 family protein has product MHPYFNHIMLAYIGFVPFLLCVALTLMVGSSPAAIDTFSYYSLGVLAFLSGSLWRPGEQSQQQAVIAILVIVPFPLLALVSQVTLLSFLAVSYWIILLFERIAPKWQETHQDYKKMRFTLTSVVFVSHLFMIAQALELSA; this is encoded by the coding sequence ATGCATCCATACTTCAACCATATTATGCTGGCCTACATTGGCTTTGTCCCTTTTTTACTCTGCGTCGCGTTAACACTGATGGTTGGCAGTTCACCGGCAGCCATTGACACCTTCAGCTATTATAGCTTGGGTGTATTGGCGTTTTTGTCGGGCAGTCTGTGGCGTCCGGGGGAGCAGTCACAGCAACAGGCGGTTATCGCAATTTTGGTTATTGTACCTTTCCCTTTGCTGGCCCTTGTTTCACAGGTGACTTTGTTAAGCTTCCTTGCAGTCTCTTATTGGATCATACTGCTATTTGAACGGATTGCTCCCAAGTGGCAGGAGACCCATCAGGATTATAAGAAAATGCGCTTTACACTCACTTCGGTCGTCTTTGTCAGCCATTTATTCATGATAGCTCAGGCTCTCGAGCTGAGCGCCTGA
- a CDS encoding SUMF1/EgtB/PvdO family nonheme iron enzyme yields MTLPIHALLLNTISASAQVAPIEPALVPVVNKDQQIDLQMGKYEITVAEFSRFVEATDYQVPKKCMLFTSTRWPDPDSPGNWDNAELTQNPYRPVVCVGIPGAMAYAQWLSEQTGKPYRLPTLQEWQLAASAQTTSRSPFGEDWQQTQICKYENTEDLANLAGMQIDHQHRYSTSANCNDGAVYHTVIGMYRPNPLGLHDMMGNVKELLQSCQRWDDKNPKQCTHYDVAGEGWHWQTRGVFNADTIAADFYGSIEGFRLVLEQPAKEGETPYNSVFARELADAQRQQRLVHQQLGQLPPAPAGVRAVRNQNNQVTISWQGLANQSARYSVYRSYVDPNGQLSRKQTLVAKDLTTEQFTDQLPGAGQASYTVAATTSPGQGPFSISVETGHHVIFKPGQRIEAEHYVTQEQVYLIDHKEKNQQSLAFNDNPYHYPTGDKPLLPAWSSYQFKSPKQQDVELQMRLRADEGTQIEIWQGHHLVARIADMVPDTLDIIKVPAKLIASDAPIEVRAGTQTWFMVDWLQFNPLASLKQ; encoded by the coding sequence ATGACTTTACCGATTCACGCACTATTACTGAACACCATATCAGCCTCAGCACAGGTTGCCCCCATTGAACCAGCCCTTGTCCCTGTCGTAAACAAAGACCAGCAGATAGACCTGCAGATGGGAAAATATGAGATCACGGTTGCGGAATTTTCCCGCTTTGTTGAAGCAACAGATTATCAGGTACCAAAAAAGTGTATGTTGTTTACTTCAACACGCTGGCCGGATCCTGACTCTCCGGGTAACTGGGATAACGCTGAATTGACTCAAAATCCCTACCGTCCTGTTGTTTGTGTCGGTATACCCGGTGCAATGGCCTATGCACAATGGTTATCTGAGCAAACCGGTAAACCCTACCGGTTGCCCACCTTACAGGAATGGCAACTGGCCGCCTCTGCACAGACCACAAGCCGCTCACCATTTGGTGAGGACTGGCAGCAAACACAGATCTGCAAGTATGAAAATACCGAAGATCTTGCAAATCTAGCTGGCATGCAGATTGATCATCAACACCGCTACAGTACCAGCGCAAACTGTAACGATGGCGCGGTTTATCACACAGTTATAGGCATGTATCGGCCAAACCCACTGGGTCTGCACGATATGATGGGCAATGTGAAGGAGCTGCTGCAAAGTTGCCAGCGTTGGGATGACAAAAATCCAAAGCAATGCACACACTATGATGTTGCTGGTGAAGGCTGGCACTGGCAAACGCGTGGCGTCTTCAATGCAGACACCATTGCGGCTGATTTCTATGGCAGCATAGAGGGGTTTCGTTTAGTGCTTGAACAACCTGCTAAGGAAGGCGAGACGCCATACAATAGTGTGTTTGCCAGGGAGCTTGCTGATGCACAGCGCCAGCAACGGCTTGTGCACCAACAGCTGGGGCAGCTTCCACCCGCTCCGGCTGGCGTACGTGCAGTTCGTAATCAAAACAACCAGGTAACTATTAGCTGGCAGGGACTTGCCAATCAATCTGCCCGCTACTCTGTGTACCGAAGTTACGTTGACCCGAACGGCCAGCTCAGCCGTAAACAGACACTGGTAGCCAAAGACCTGACTACAGAGCAGTTTACAGATCAGCTGCCCGGAGCGGGGCAAGCTAGCTATACCGTTGCTGCAACCACAAGCCCAGGTCAGGGGCCCTTCAGCATATCGGTAGAAACCGGGCATCATGTCATATTTAAGCCAGGACAGCGCATTGAGGCTGAGCACTATGTGACTCAGGAACAAGTTTACCTGATTGACCATAAAGAAAAGAACCAGCAAAGCCTGGCATTCAATGACAACCCCTATCATTACCCAACCGGTGATAAACCTTTATTGCCGGCATGGAGCAGTTATCAGTTCAAAAGCCCAAAACAACAAGACGTCGAACTGCAGATGCGACTCAGAGCCGATGAGGGAACCCAAATCGAGATTTGGCAGGGGCATCACTTGGTCGCACGAATCGCAGATATGGTGCCCGATACACTGGATATAATCAAAGTACCAGCAAAACTGATAGCCTCCGATGCACCAATAGAAGTAAGAGCTGGCACGCAAACCTGGTTTATGGTTGACTGGTTACAGTTTAATCCCTTAGCCAGCTTGAAGCAGTAA